The window TGTGCTCCGGCGATTTGATAGAGTTCCCAGTTCGTGGTTGAGGAAACAAAGGCATCAGGGATGACCTTTTTAACGACGGCAAGCAGGGCTCGGGCCTTGGCATAACTGGAGTTACTTGCCAGTGTAATGACATACATACCGTTGTTCATGACATAGATAACCGGATTATTCAGTTCCTGTTGCTTTGCTTTGGGAGCAGCTTTCTGGATTTTTTCCGTTAACGTACTGGCTAGTGTGTCAAGTTGTTTGATACTTTTGGTACTATGAATCACTACGGCAAAGATGCCGGGTAGATCAGGGTTTTGTTTTTCCTGAGTCTCAATGAGTGAATTAACTTTATCGATGTTTTTGACAGCGATCTGGCTGCCCATATCCCGTGCCTTGGCAAATTCATCTAAAGCCTCTTCATAACGGTCAATAAGCATGAGAGCAAAGCCTGTGTTATTATGAATTTTCATTCTGGTTGATTCGCTCAGGCGTTTATAGATCTCCGGGGCTGTTGCCATCTTGAAATATTCCAGGGCCTGATCAAATTCTCCCATCCGAAGATGAACGTAGCCGAGGGTGTTGTACAGCGAAGGATCAAGAAGCTGTCCGCTGCTGTCTGAACCGAGCTTCAGAGCAGCTTCGAGAATCTTTGCCGACTCCTGGTATTCCTTCATCTGGGCCAGCAGGCGACCGTAGTCGTAAGCAATGGAAAAACTGTTTGGATATTTTTTCAGCAGCTCGCTGTATTCCTGCCGGCTTTGTTCCAGGAGTTTGCGGTTCTTATAGGTTTCCGCTACGGCGAGCTGGGCTGCCGCTTCTGCCGGGACATCCTTTTGCGCCGTTTCTTGGGCTATAGCTGTCTGTACCAGCAGTATAAGAGCGAAAAGTTGTTGTCCTCTTGCGGGTATTGGTAATCCTCTAAGAAGATGCGGAGGCGTTTGCGAATTTCAAAGAGGAAATCCTCAAGGATCGTTGCAGTGTCGTTGTCGCGGATACCACTGAACTCCATGAAGAGCACTTGGTAGCTGTTGCGCAGTGGGGTAGGGGCTTCACCGATGGCAAGCCCGGAAAAGAGTTGCTCGAATTGATCCTTGTGGCGGACATCGTAATAATGCCAGAGGGTGGAGAGAAAGAGGCTTTTACCGAAGCGGCGGGGGCGGAGCAGGATGTTGAATTTTCCCTCTTGTTCCAGGGCTGCTATATATGCGGTTTTGTCGATATAGAGGTAGCTTTCGGTGATAACATCTTTGAAATTGTTTAATCCGTAGGGGATCTTCATGGCGCTCTGGTGTGTTTTTGATCTGCCGGGTGGTTACAAGGGCACTTACAGCGCATGATGGAATGCGTAGGTTATAGAGTGGCGATATTTTTTTAATGCGGAGTCGGGATGAGCGTTCTTTCAAAGATTGATCTGCCATCGAATGGAGAGCAGATATGCCCGGCATGGTACAGCCGGGCCTTTTCCGCTACAGTACCGCTGCCACAGTATTGCTCGGTTCACTCTCACCGGCCTTATTCACCGCGATGACCCGATATTCGTGCTCTTTGCCGCGCTCCTGATTATTCAGGATGATCTCGGTTTCCAGGGCCGTGCCGACCATCATCCATTCTCCTTCAGGCACTTCCCGCCGCTCCACCCGGTAAAAAGCCACCTTGCCGCCGTCCACTGGCTTTTTCCAGTCCAGAGTGATCCGGCCCGGCCCTTCTTTCGGGGCCTCCAACATCCTGGGCTGGCCCGGAGCCTGCAAGGGGGTCGGCTCCGCCCTGCCGCTCCAGCCGAGAGCAACCAGTTTGGCGTCATTGCCGTGTACTGCGTCTTCGGCATAATTCAGAACGCTCTTTGCTGCGGAGATCATTTCGTTATTCCCGGCCTGCTTGGCCTCGGTGGCCTGCTGCGCAGCTGCCTGAGCCGCAACCTGTTCATCCTCCAGTGTGATGGAGTTATCCAGGAGGGTCTGGAGTTGTGCCGGAGTGAAAGGAGGGTTAGGAAAGTCGGGATTGTCTGTAAGCCCGGCGATGATCTTCTGTACCAACGTTCTGATGTCCGCTTCACGGGTGGGAAAACGTGCCATGATAACCTCCTGTGCTGTTTTAATTGATTTTTTTACTGATTAAAACACTCCGTTCTTTTTTGCAATTACTCTGTTTCACCGTTCATACGCCTCATACGAAGCTTCGAATGGCTCGTTTGATGCTTTAAATGCCTCTTATGAAGCATCGAATGCCTCATTTCATGCTTCAAACGTCACGTTTTAAACTTCAAATGCCTTACATGAAGCTTCGAATGCCACGTTTGAAGTATCGAAGGGCTCATTTGATGTTTAAAATGCCTCATTCCAAGCTTCATATACGACGTTTTAAGCTTTGAATGACCCTTATGAAGCGTCGAATGCCTCATTGCAACCTTCAAACGTCACGTTGTACCTTCCGTATTCCCTGGTGCGGATAGGCAACGGGGCATGATCAACCGCTCCCGGAAAACTTTTGCCTGCATACAGCAGTTTTTTTCAGTTAGCTGAATGGAATTATGAACAAGTATCTTATGTTGCGTGAAATTTCAAGGGGAAACAGCTTGATTTTCTGTTTTTTCTTTTCTTGTGGGAAAGTCTGCAATGAAGATTCAGAGGGAGCGGTATTTGAACCAGCAACTCAGCGCTGTAACCCGCATGGTTGCGCGGTTTGAGAATGGGGTGTGATGCAGGGATGTATATTTTTTCTCCCCCTGTTTACGGCGTGAGAGGCCGTGAAAAATGACCACTCCAGGCAACAATAGACCATTTTAGACGGTTTTAAATGGTCTGAGTCGCACCAGTCGCACAAAACCGGCCCTCTTACGGCCCTCTTACGGCCCTCCAAACCCGCTTTTTGCCCATTTTTCCATTTTTGGCCGTCATGAGCGCCGTCGTCCTCTGTGAATGGTTATTACGTCAATCACAGCATTCTTTTCTTTAAGTGGCTATCAATCTCGCTCATGTTTTTTTCGGGATATTTGAGGACAACATTAACATATTTTAGAGGGGCTTTTTTAGGCTTTCCTTGTTTTGAGGTCATAAGGATGAGCTGTTTAGCCACGGCATATAATTCCTGCTTCTCTGCATGGATATACCTAAAACATAATTGAACTGTTGAGGCGGTCAATTTGCCTGTTGTCACATGTAGTTCTACTTTATCGTAGAGGTCAAATTCCTTTAGATAGGCGATAGCTGTATTTTTTGTGACTAATATTATTTCACCGCTAACGATTTCTGATGGATTAACAGTATTAATAAGCATGGCCTCTCTTGCGTAACCTAACCACTCAAGATATCTTGTAAAGTAAACACTACGAGTAATATTGGTATCACCTATTGAAACCGTATGATGGTAAATGAAGGAACTAAGCTTGTTTACGTATTTTTTTGGGTTTGTTTCGTTGCTTACCTTTAGTTTCTTTTCAGTTGAAAAAGTAGGGAAAAAAGCCATTTAGTTTCTCCTGTTGTCATGCAAATAAATAATGAAAATTCCTTTCAGGAAACGGATCGGAATTATTGTATTTTTGCCTGATAACATATTAAGGAGATATAGTCACCCATAGTGAGTGTTCGTGCTTTTGTCTTCCTCAATTCTATATTTGGGATTCGAACCTGTGATCCTAGCCTGTATCCCCCACCACTGCGCGGTTTGAGAATGGGTTGTGATACCGAGATGGATACATTCTTTTATTACAACAGTCAGTTTATCCTTGCGTTATGAATGTTCTTTGATTTATTAATTGTATTAGTCACAACTGATTAAGTTTCCATGTTATCAATAGATAGCTGTTGATATCCTGGAGAAGCAAAAAAGGAATCAATAAACTGGAAATATTTTTCCAGTTTTCTCGCTTAATACGTAATAATCTGGAAAGTTGGTCCATATATAGGGTAATACCCTGTCCCGATACCAGGTTATCCACACTGTTAAACCACAAACGCCATGCGATACTTCACGTACATCGCCGAACAGTCCTTCAAACACCTGGAAGACGGACAATGCCTCTTTTACCTTGGCAGCCCCTTCTCGCGCCCCTACATTGTACCGGACGTGGCCACCGAATCACGGTTGCGTGGCAAGCTCACGTGGTATCATCGCATTTTCCTTGGCACGCTGATTGTCAGCCAACCATTCCTCTTACCGTACCTAATCCAAAAGACATGGATGTTCTTCGCGTTCCTGGCGGCCGTTGTCGCCCTCAATTCGGTGGTAATTCGTATTCTGTTCTGGACTGATCTCCGAAACTTATCTCGGAGACCCAATCACGTGCCTCTCCGAACGTGCTATGCGGCAGCGACCGCGCAGCATTCCGAGAATACGCTAACACTTGGATTCAGCGTATCGTTGGCGTTCGTCGTAATTGCCGTCCCCATGTTGTTTTTCGGTCCCGGGCCATTTGTGGCCGGGCTCACCGGAATCGTTTTTTTCGGACTCTGCGCCATCGTATGGGGCTACAAATTGAAACGTAAGCGCAGCGCAAATAAACTGGAAAAAGGTCTCGTTGAATCAACACACGCCGGTCGCGATACATTGTAGCTACGTCGAACAATGTGGTTTAACAAGGCCGTTGCAGCCGACGTGCTACCCGTATGATTATTCGACCGTTAACGAGAATGGAAAAATGCTCGGTGGTTCAAACTGTTACCGTGTCGCCAGCACGCGGCTGAACTTCGCGTTAGCCGCAGAACCAAATAACAAACATGAAGCCTGGAAAAAACGATATAAAGACAAATCTCCTTATTCAAGGAGATGAACTAGATGCCATGCAGGATATTGGCTATGTATTTACCGAATGCTTCGGGTTGGATACAAGAATCGCCAATTATAAAGGCAAAAAGCCACTTGGTTTATATCAATGGGACTATGAGTGCCTCATTGCTGGATTGGATTATATAGTGAATAATGAAAAAGGAAGAGAAGGGCAATCACAAAATGATCTTGACCTTCTTAGTAATCTTCTAGAACGAATTAATAGAGTATATAAAAAAGCATATGACTCAGCCGGTTAAAATGCGGCGGCTAACAAGCGCCTACAGCGGACGCGCCAAAGGCGCGCGCCGTTGAGCCTTAACGTTAGTCGCATAAGGAATGTTATGTGAAGTAAAAAAGACCATAAGCTCATACTTGTGGCCTTTTCTTTTTTTGGAGGATGCCCACGCAACACTGCGTGACCACTCATAATCTCAGCACCCTTCTGAGAGAAAATCATGCGATCAGCCAACCCAATCTATGAATACCTGATCAAGGCACAGAACGCCCTGGAAAGACTGGCCGGGTGGGTTTACATTCTTACCGGTGGGTGAAGGCGGTGCCCCTTTTTAAGCAGGAACCAAAAAAACTATTTCAACCTCAAACATAACGAACACAACATGGCGTTAAATCAGAAAAAACTACAAAAGAAAAAAGCAAAACAGGCCGCGAAGAGCAAGGCCCGCAAAACAGCACAGAAACAAAAGGCCCTGATGTCCGCTTTCAGCCGTAAGCTGGCAATCCAGCAGGCCTTCAACGCCCCGGTCTTTGAATGCTGGGAGGCAGAACCTCTCTTCGATCAGGATAGCGACGTGGGGATTGGCTCAGTTATGATCACCCGAAAAGCAAACAATGGCGATATCCTGGCAGGCGTTTTTCTCATTGATGTCTATTGCCTTGGCATTAAAGACTGCTTTGTCAGAGTATTTAGCGAAGAAAACTACCCATCTTTCCTGGAAGAGGTCAACATGCAGGGGAAGCTTAAAAAAATACATCCCACCTGCGCCAGAAAACTTATTGAGAAGGCAGGGGAATATGCCGCAGACCTGGGCTTTACCCCGCATAAGGACTACCGCGAAGCCAAAAGGATCTTTGGTGATATCGAGAGTGCCGCCTGTCCTCGTTCCTTTGAATTCGGCAAAAACGGCAAGCCGTTTTATTTTGCTGGCCCCTATGATAAACCGAAATTTATAAAGAACGTGCTGGACAACCTGGAAAAGAACTGCGGACCGGATGGATATAATTACGTCGCGTACTCAGGCGACGACTTCTTTTTATAACCGGGAGAACAGAGTTTGATGATGTTCCCAAACCGGAGTTTGGGAACAAGAGGATAGCCTGGAAAAATTAGGGTAGGGTGCGAACCTCTGTGTTCGCCCTGACAAAACGGGATGCACCTTGCGGCGCATCCCGTTTTCTTTTGCGTGGCTTATGCTTATCGTTTCTTCAACGTCAACAGCGGGCTGGCAATGAATACCGAAGAATAGGTACCCACAAGCACACCGACCAGGAGGGCAAAAGAGAAATCATGGATTGCTGAACCGCCGAAAAAGAACAGGGCAACCAGAACCAAGGAGGTGGTCAGCGAGGTCACAATGGAACGCCCCAGGGTGTCGTTGATACTGATATTAATCACGTCCTCAAAGGCCTTCTCGTGGAACTTCGCCATGTTTTCCCTGATCCGGTCAAAAACGACCACCGAGTCGTTCAGAGAGTAACCCGCCAAGGTGAGGAGGGCAGTCACCAGGAGCAGGTTGACCTCCACATCCATTATCCAGCAGATACCCAGCACTACCAAAACATCGTGGAAGGTAGCTGCTGCTGCTGCCAGGCCAAAGCTGAAGTCAAAGCGGATAGCCAGATAGAACAACACACCCAGCAGGGAGATGGCAATGGCTTCAATGGCCTTATTGCGCAGGACATCAGAGACTGATGAGCCAATCTCAGACTCACTCTCCAATACAAAAGTATTACCCTGCTGCTGAGCCAGAATTGCTGAGACCTCTTCGCCCAGATGACCAACTGTATCTTCGGTCTTTTTCACCTTCACAATCAGACGATTTTCGCTGGTCACCTGCTGGAGATCCACAGAACCAAGGTTCTTCGCATTCAGTGCTGAACGGATGGCGTTCAGCTCAAAGGGTTGTTCTGCCTTGTATTGCAGCAGCGAACCACCGGAGAAATCTACACCAAGATTAGCCTTGCCCAGCAGGATCTCAACAAAGGAGACCGCACCGAAGATAACCAGCAGCGCGGATATGGTAAAGGCAATCTTTTTTACTCCCATAAAATTGAAGTTGGGCTTTTTTACAAAACGGAGAAACTTCAACTCATGTAGTTTTTTCTTTCTGCTGAACAGCCATTCATAGGCCAGGCGGCTACAGAAGAGGACAGCAAAAAGGTTGAAGATAATACCGAAAAGCAGGGTGACGGCAAAGCCCTTGATCGGTCCGGTACCAAAGAGGAACAGGACCGATGCGGTAATCAGGGTGGTCACCTG is drawn from Candidatus Electrothrix aestuarii and contains these coding sequences:
- a CDS encoding tetratricopeptide repeat protein; amino-acid sequence: MPARGQQLFALILLVQTAIAQETAQKDVPAEAAAQLAVAETYKNRKLLEQSRQEYSELLKKYPNSFSIAYDYGRLLAQMKEYQESAKILEAALKLGSDSSGQLLDPSLYNTLGYVHLRMGEFDQALEYFKMATAPEIYKRLSESTRMKIHNNTGFALMLIDRYEEALDEFAKARDMGSQIAVKNIDKVNSLIETQEKQNPDLPGIFAVVIHSTKSIKQLDTLASTLTEKIQKAAPKAKQQELNNPVIYVMNNGMYVITLASNSSYAKARALLAVVKKVIPDAFVSSTTNWELYQIAGAQVPTQEAPGK
- a CDS encoding AAA family ATPase; this translates as MKIPYGLNNFKDVITESYLYIDKTAYIAALEQEGKFNILLRPRRFGKSLFLSTLWHYYDVRHKDQFEQLFSGLAIGEAPTPLRNSYQVLFMEFSGIRDNDTATILEDFLFEIRKRLRIFLEDYQYPQEDNNFSLLYCWYRQL
- a CDS encoding acyl-CoA thioesterase; this encodes MAFFPTFSTEKKLKVSNETNPKKYVNKLSSFIYHHTVSIGDTNITRSVYFTRYLEWLGYAREAMLINTVNPSEIVSGEIILVTKNTAIAYLKEFDLYDKVELHVTTGKLTASTVQLCFRYIHAEKQELYAVAKQLILMTSKQGKPKKAPLKYVNVVLKYPEKNMSEIDSHLKKRML
- a CDS encoding fibronectin type III domain-containing protein — protein: MARFPTREADIRTLVQKIIAGLTDNPDFPNPPFTPAQLQTLLDNSITLEDEQVAAQAAAQQATEAKQAGNNEMISAAKSVLNYAEDAVHGNDAKLVALGWSGRAEPTPLQAPGQPRMLEAPKEGPGRITLDWKKPVDGGKVAFYRVERREVPEGEWMMVGTALETEIILNNQERGKEHEYRVIAVNKAGESEPSNTVAAVL